A stretch of the Pseudalkalibacillus hwajinpoensis genome encodes the following:
- the nikB gene encoding nickel ABC transporter permease, with amino-acid sequence MKKLLLMIGSRMLQLVIMVLFLSFITFLLMKITPGDPIRTMLNVDDIAATKTDEENLMKAYEFDRPILEQYGKWVLGVLQLDLGESLISKRPVLDMILDKLPATLSLSIGGLVVLFIIAVPMGILGAVYEGRWPDYLSRWTALTGASIPSFWLGLMLIYVFSLQWNLLPVMGKGTLAHFILPSVTLGVAMAPMYIRLLRERLIATLQSPYIEAAKARGLRKKRIIFSHALRGSLIPLVTMFGLSIGSLLGGVTVIEILFSWPGMGELIVSAVMQRDYPVIQGYILIIGFLVVLSNLVVDFMYMMINPQINNGEESVS; translated from the coding sequence GTGAAAAAATTACTGTTGATGATCGGATCCAGAATGCTTCAATTGGTTATTATGGTTCTGTTTCTCTCTTTTATAACCTTTTTATTAATGAAGATTACCCCAGGAGACCCGATCAGAACGATGTTGAATGTGGACGATATTGCCGCAACGAAAACCGATGAAGAAAACTTAATGAAAGCATACGAATTTGATCGGCCGATTCTTGAGCAATATGGAAAATGGGTCTTGGGGGTTCTTCAACTAGACCTTGGGGAATCGTTAATTTCCAAAAGGCCCGTTCTGGACATGATCCTGGATAAGCTACCCGCAACTCTTTCTTTATCCATTGGCGGTTTGGTGGTGCTCTTTATCATAGCTGTGCCGATGGGGATACTGGGAGCTGTGTATGAAGGGCGATGGCCCGATTATCTGAGCAGGTGGACCGCTTTGACGGGAGCTTCTATCCCTAGCTTTTGGCTTGGATTAATGTTGATTTATGTCTTCTCCTTGCAATGGAATCTTCTACCTGTCATGGGAAAGGGGACGCTCGCACACTTTATTCTGCCTTCTGTCACGCTTGGGGTTGCGATGGCTCCAATGTATATTAGGCTTTTACGTGAGCGTTTAATCGCTACACTGCAAAGCCCTTATATCGAGGCTGCAAAAGCACGGGGTTTACGAAAAAAAAGAATCATTTTTTCACATGCTTTAAGGGGAAGCCTAATCCCACTCGTTACCATGTTTGGGTTAAGTATTGGCAGCCTCCTCGGAGGTGTGACAGTTATTGAGATTCTCTTCTCCTGGCCAGGGATGGGTGAATTAATCGTGAGCGCGGTTATGCAGCGGGATTACCCTGTTATTCAAGGGTATATTCTGATCATTGGCTTTCTTGTTGTCCTATCAAACCTGGTGGTGGATTTTATGTACATGATGATCAACCCTCAAATTAACAATGGGGAGGAGTCGGTGTCATGA